Proteins co-encoded in one Christiangramia fulva genomic window:
- a CDS encoding cell division protein FtsX, with protein MTTSFERYQKRRLISSYFSVVISISLVLFLLGMLGLLVLNTKKVADHFKEQIALTVYLKDNAKEVEVEQLKKSLAMADYTKSANYVSKEEAAKEHSEEIGEDFMDFLGYNPLQNSIDVYMNADFVSSEQVEKIASDLTAKKFVDEVVYDKPLIALLNENVKKISLWILIASSLFTFIAVLLINSSIRLSVYSKRFTIKTMQMVGATKGFIRRPFIWQSMKLGMIGAAVALIGMAAVLYYLNNSFTELNLLSDVKMLTVLFVGVFVAGLIIAWLSTYFATSRFLNLKTDELYY; from the coding sequence ATGACCACATCTTTTGAAAGGTATCAGAAACGCCGACTTATATCTTCTTATTTTTCCGTAGTGATAAGTATCTCCCTGGTGCTGTTTTTACTGGGAATGCTGGGACTTTTGGTACTAAATACCAAAAAAGTAGCCGATCATTTCAAGGAACAGATCGCTCTTACCGTATACTTAAAAGATAATGCGAAGGAAGTTGAGGTGGAGCAACTGAAGAAAAGCCTTGCCATGGCCGACTATACCAAATCTGCCAATTACGTGTCTAAAGAAGAGGCTGCTAAAGAACACAGCGAAGAGATCGGAGAGGATTTTATGGATTTCCTGGGGTATAATCCGCTCCAAAATTCGATAGATGTTTATATGAATGCCGATTTTGTTTCTTCGGAACAGGTTGAAAAAATTGCTTCTGATCTTACTGCCAAAAAATTCGTTGATGAGGTGGTGTATGATAAACCGCTTATCGCTTTGCTTAATGAGAATGTGAAGAAGATCAGTTTGTGGATTTTGATCGCCAGTTCATTATTTACCTTCATAGCGGTACTGTTGATCAACAGCTCTATCAGGCTTTCGGTTTATTCAAAAAGATTTACCATTAAAACCATGCAGATGGTTGGAGCCACCAAAGGTTTCATCAGGAGACCGTTTATCTGGCAGAGTATGAAATTGGGGATGATCGGTGCGGCGGTTGCTCTAATAGGAATGGCGGCAGTACTTTACTATCTAAATAATAGCTTTACCGAATTGAATTTACTGAGTGATGTAAAAATGCTCACGGTTCTTTTCGTGGGAGTTTTTGTCGCTGGCCTTATCATCGCCTGGTTAAGCACCTATTTTGCCACCTCTCGTTTTCTTAATTTGAAAACCGATGAATTATATTATTAA
- the odhB gene encoding 2-oxoglutarate dehydrogenase complex dihydrolipoyllysine-residue succinyltransferase has protein sequence MALEMKVPSPGESITEVEIAQWLVEDGDYVEKDQAIAEIDSDKATLELPAEASGIITLKAEEGDVVEVGQVVCHIDTEAENPSEGGKAEESKKADKKETAEEEEKERQESKEDKKDSDKAPSKTEKPSKGSTPDQKQDEKNYATGSPSPAARKILDEKGISAKDVKGSGKDGRVTKEDAVQAKASMGSPGPGKRGEERKKMSMFRRKLSERLVSAKNDTAMLTTFNEVDMSPIFALRKKYKEEFKDKHGVSLGFMSFFTLAVIRALDEFPAVNSMIDGDYVISHDYKDISIAVSGPKGLTVPVIRNAENLSFRGVESEVKRLALRARDGEITVDEMTGGTFTITNGGVFGSMLSTPIINPPQSAILGMHNIVERPVAVDGHVEIRPIMYVALSYDHRIIDGKESVGFLVAVKEALENPEELLMDNDVKRALEL, from the coding sequence ATGGCCTTAGAAATGAAAGTTCCTTCACCCGGGGAGTCCATCACTGAAGTAGAAATCGCACAGTGGCTGGTAGAAGACGGGGATTACGTAGAAAAAGACCAGGCAATTGCCGAAATAGATAGCGATAAAGCCACGCTTGAACTTCCTGCAGAAGCCAGCGGTATTATCACCCTTAAAGCGGAAGAAGGAGATGTGGTGGAAGTCGGGCAGGTAGTATGCCATATTGATACCGAAGCCGAAAATCCTTCAGAAGGAGGAAAGGCTGAGGAGTCTAAAAAAGCCGATAAAAAAGAAACCGCCGAGGAAGAAGAAAAGGAACGCCAGGAATCTAAGGAAGATAAAAAAGATAGCGATAAAGCGCCTTCTAAAACCGAAAAGCCTTCCAAAGGGAGTACTCCTGATCAAAAACAGGACGAAAAAAATTATGCGACAGGGAGTCCTTCTCCTGCAGCCAGAAAAATACTTGATGAGAAGGGAATTTCAGCTAAAGATGTGAAAGGTTCGGGCAAAGATGGTCGTGTCACTAAAGAAGATGCGGTACAGGCCAAGGCTTCTATGGGCAGTCCGGGACCGGGAAAAAGAGGGGAGGAGCGTAAGAAAATGTCAATGTTCCGCCGCAAATTGTCGGAACGACTGGTAAGCGCCAAAAATGATACTGCGATGCTAACTACCTTCAATGAGGTGGATATGTCTCCTATTTTCGCGTTACGTAAAAAATATAAAGAAGAGTTTAAAGACAAACACGGGGTTAGCCTCGGTTTTATGTCTTTCTTCACGCTTGCGGTAATACGTGCGCTGGATGAATTTCCGGCTGTGAATTCCATGATCGATGGTGATTATGTGATCAGCCACGATTATAAAGATATCAGTATTGCGGTTTCAGGACCTAAAGGTCTTACCGTTCCCGTGATTAGAAATGCCGAGAACCTGAGTTTCCGCGGAGTGGAATCTGAGGTAAAAAGGCTGGCTTTAAGAGCCCGTGACGGTGAGATCACTGTTGATGAAATGACCGGGGGAACTTTTACCATTACCAACGGTGGGGTTTTTGGTTCTATGCTTTCTACGCCAATTATCAATCCGCCGCAAAGCGCTATTCTGGGAATGCATAATATTGTGGAAAGACCGGTTGCTGTTGATGGGCATGTTGAGATCAGACCTATTATGTATGTGGCGCTTTCTTACGATCACAGGATCATTGACGGAAAGGAATCTGTTGGTTTCCTTGTTGCCGTTAAAGAAGCCCTGGAAAATCCTGAAGAATTACTGATGGATAACGATGTTAAAAGAGCTCTGGAACTATAG
- a CDS encoding polyprenyl synthetase family protein: MLSITEYRQAVTDYLKQRVLVKEPVNLYEPMVYILGQGGKKLRPVLVLMSAEIFGCTYRKALDAALAVEIFHNFSLIHDDIMDDAPIRRGKATVHEKWDLNTGILSGDAMLINAYQLFESYEGETFKELTTLFTKTAMQVCEGQQYDIDFETRDNVSIDDYLLMIEYKTAVLVGAALQMGAIVAGTTEECKKSIYQYGRLLGIAFQLQDDYLDAFGDIETFGKQSGGDIIENKKTFLYLKTLETAAGVEAEQLGHLYSIRPQDNSEKIASVKSLFESSGAAELTRLEIEKYTQKAFEVLDSMPLSEEKKEPLRDFGKMLMNRKV; encoded by the coding sequence ATGCTTTCCATAACCGAGTATCGCCAGGCTGTCACAGATTATTTAAAGCAAAGAGTCCTCGTAAAAGAACCGGTGAATCTTTACGAGCCCATGGTTTATATTTTAGGCCAGGGCGGTAAAAAACTAAGGCCTGTTCTGGTATTGATGTCGGCTGAAATATTCGGCTGTACTTACCGAAAAGCCCTGGATGCGGCACTGGCGGTTGAAATATTCCATAATTTTTCCCTCATCCATGATGATATTATGGATGATGCTCCTATTCGCCGGGGGAAAGCGACGGTTCACGAAAAATGGGATTTAAACACCGGTATTCTCTCGGGAGACGCCATGCTGATCAATGCGTACCAGCTTTTTGAAAGTTACGAGGGCGAAACTTTTAAAGAGCTGACCACTCTTTTTACTAAAACGGCTATGCAGGTCTGTGAAGGGCAGCAGTATGATATCGATTTTGAGACGCGGGATAACGTAAGTATTGATGATTATCTCCTAATGATAGAATACAAAACTGCGGTCCTGGTTGGTGCGGCCCTTCAAATGGGTGCCATCGTTGCGGGAACGACAGAAGAATGCAAAAAATCAATATATCAGTACGGCAGACTTTTGGGAATTGCCTTTCAGCTTCAGGATGATTATCTTGATGCTTTTGGCGATATAGAAACTTTTGGAAAACAATCTGGAGGCGATATTATTGAAAATAAAAAGACTTTCCTTTATTTAAAGACCCTTGAAACAGCTGCAGGGGTCGAAGCTGAACAACTCGGACATCTTTATTCCATCAGGCCCCAGGATAATTCAGAAAAAATTGCAAGCGTGAAATCGCTATTTGAAAGCAGCGGAGCCGCTGAACTTACCAGGCTCGAGATCGAAAAATATACTCAGAAAGCCTTTGAGGTTTTGGATTCCATGCCACTTTCCGAAGAAAAAAAAGAACCGCTCCGAGACTTTGGAAAAATGCTTATGAACAGGAAGGTATAG
- a CDS encoding DUF3098 domain-containing protein: MSENKGKGSFNTGFVFGKRNYMFMFIGLAVIAIGFILMSGGGSDNPNEFSDAIYSFRRIRLAPALVLIGFGIEAYAILLNPNKKEE, encoded by the coding sequence ATGTCTGAAAATAAAGGAAAAGGAAGTTTTAATACCGGCTTCGTATTTGGAAAAAGGAATTATATGTTCATGTTCATTGGCTTGGCCGTTATAGCTATAGGTTTTATCCTGATGTCAGGCGGTGGCAGCGATAATCCCAATGAATTCAGTGATGCGATATACAGCTTTAGACGAATCAGGCTTGCTCCCGCTCTTGTTCTTATTGGTTTTGGAATTGAAGCCTATGCGATTCTATTGAATCCAAATAAGAAGGAGGAGTAG
- a CDS encoding TolC family protein, whose amino-acid sequence MRNRTYYLLFLLLLLSIPGFSQENSLKTYSFSLQEAIQFGIENNYQSQIAQKDVEKALQQKWEIISQGLPQITGSADYQNYLKQPVTLLPAEITGGEPGTFVPVTFGTKQSMNATATWNQLIFDGSYIVGIQSVQTLLQISKNAKTKTDLEVKKAVINAYGNVLLAQESVDILQKNVKSLQKTYNDTKKIYENGLTEQEDVEQLEITLLNLKNQLNHSERMQQIAHELLNLSLGIPVENKVILTDDLDQLAMRYFDPQLLNDSIPVEENIDYRIAKNSAESAEIQIKLQKAKSLPTLTGFVNYGYQGYSNDFTFLNSDQNYFNQSILGVSLNIPIFSSGMRSSRTKQREIEYKQSLLELQRTENEVKRKIQSAKSDYEFSLENFQNAQKNLELAQRIENKNQIKFFEGISSSFELSEAQRQLYSAQQNYLQSMLDVITARVELENLLDTRTYDNEN is encoded by the coding sequence ATGAGAAATAGAACCTATTACTTATTATTCCTGTTGCTTCTGCTAAGCATCCCGGGATTTTCTCAGGAAAACAGCCTTAAAACCTATAGTTTTTCCCTGCAGGAAGCGATACAATTTGGTATTGAAAACAATTACCAGTCACAGATCGCTCAAAAAGATGTAGAGAAGGCCCTTCAGCAAAAATGGGAAATCATCTCCCAGGGACTTCCACAAATTACCGGTAGTGCAGATTACCAGAACTATTTAAAACAACCTGTCACCCTTCTCCCTGCCGAGATCACAGGTGGCGAACCTGGCACTTTTGTACCGGTTACTTTTGGAACCAAGCAAAGCATGAATGCAACCGCAACCTGGAATCAGCTCATCTTTGACGGTTCTTATATTGTTGGAATACAATCGGTGCAAACCCTTTTGCAAATTTCAAAGAATGCGAAGACAAAGACCGACCTGGAAGTCAAAAAAGCTGTAATCAACGCCTATGGAAATGTTCTTCTGGCCCAGGAAAGTGTGGATATTCTTCAAAAAAATGTGAAAAGTCTTCAGAAGACCTATAATGATACCAAGAAAATCTATGAAAACGGATTAACTGAACAGGAAGATGTGGAGCAGTTGGAAATAACCCTCCTAAACCTTAAAAATCAATTGAACCACAGCGAACGCATGCAACAAATAGCACATGAACTGCTAAATCTAAGCCTGGGAATCCCGGTTGAGAATAAAGTGATCCTGACCGATGATCTGGACCAGCTGGCCATGAGATATTTTGACCCGCAGCTGTTAAATGATTCTATCCCCGTTGAAGAGAACATTGATTACCGCATCGCAAAGAATTCTGCAGAATCGGCTGAAATCCAGATAAAACTTCAGAAGGCGAAATCACTTCCAACTTTAACAGGTTTTGTGAATTACGGCTACCAGGGTTATAGCAATGATTTTACATTTCTGAACAGTGACCAGAACTACTTCAACCAGTCTATTCTGGGAGTAAGCCTTAATATTCCAATTTTCAGCAGCGGGATGAGAAGCTCCAGGACAAAACAGCGGGAAATTGAATATAAACAATCTCTTTTGGAACTTCAACGCACCGAAAATGAAGTAAAAAGAAAGATACAATCGGCAAAAAGCGATTATGAATTCAGCCTGGAAAACTTTCAGAATGCCCAGAAAAATCTGGAGCTCGCGCAGCGAATTGAAAATAAGAATCAAATCAAGTTTTTCGAAGGAATTTCCAGCAGCTTCGAATTAAGTGAAGCCCAACGTCAATTATATTCAGCTCAGCAAAATTATTTGCAATCTATGCTGGATGTAATCACAGCGAGGGTTGAGCTTGAAAATTTACTTGATACCAGAACTTACGACAATGAAAACTAA
- a CDS encoding TetR/AcrR family transcriptional regulator encodes MREKILNAAAEMFLTYGFKSVTMDDIAHKIGVSKKTIYANYSTKTKLVQATGNHLLNTISKGIEDIRNQELDPVIENFEIKRFVNQHLKGEKTSPHFQLKKYYPKIYENLHNSQFKVLQDCVSENIRRGIELGYYRKDLNLQFITRIHFIGMLGIKDKDIFPIEEYDEAALMSEFLEYHLRAICTEKGLKILDDYIHKNEK; translated from the coding sequence GTGCGAGAAAAGATTTTGAATGCTGCTGCAGAAATGTTTCTGACTTATGGTTTTAAAAGCGTTACCATGGATGATATTGCCCATAAAATAGGGGTTTCCAAAAAGACGATCTATGCTAATTATTCCACAAAGACCAAACTGGTGCAGGCCACCGGGAATCACCTTTTAAATACTATTTCAAAAGGGATCGAAGATATACGAAACCAGGAATTAGATCCTGTGATCGAAAATTTTGAGATAAAGCGATTTGTTAATCAGCACCTGAAAGGAGAAAAAACCTCACCTCATTTCCAGCTGAAAAAATATTACCCCAAGATCTACGAAAACCTGCATAACAGCCAGTTTAAAGTTTTGCAGGATTGTGTGAGTGAAAACATCCGCCGGGGAATTGAATTGGGATATTACCGTAAAGACCTGAACCTGCAGTTTATCACCCGCATTCATTTTATAGGAATGCTCGGGATAAAAGACAAAGATATTTTTCCCATAGAAGAATATGATGAAGCGGCATTGATGAGTGAATTTCTTGAATATCATTTGCGCGCCATCTGCACCGAAAAAGGATTAAAAATTTTAGACGATTATATTCACAAAAATGAGAAATAG
- a CDS encoding undecaprenyl-diphosphate phosphatase: MNYIEAVVLAIIEGLTEFLPVSSTGHLIIGSSFFGIAHDPFTKLFTIVIQLGTILSVIVLYWKRFFQSMDFYYKLFVAFLPAVVLGLLLNDFIDELLESPLVVASTLILGGFILLKVDDWFSGSSENEISYLTALKIGFFQCLAMVPGVSRSGATIVGGMTQKLSRTTAAEFSFFLAVPTMLGATLKKSYDYYEAGFVLDSQQVNLLIIGNVVGFLVAMLAIKTFIDYLSEHGFKIFGYYRIVFGLFIFAYHFFINPLSV, encoded by the coding sequence ATGAATTATATTGAAGCGGTAGTTCTCGCTATAATCGAAGGTTTAACAGAATTTCTTCCGGTATCTTCCACAGGCCATTTGATCATAGGTTCTTCTTTTTTTGGTATCGCTCATGATCCTTTTACCAAACTTTTTACCATTGTAATCCAACTGGGAACCATACTTTCGGTAATTGTGCTTTACTGGAAGCGGTTTTTCCAGAGTATGGATTTTTATTACAAGCTTTTCGTGGCCTTTTTACCGGCCGTGGTTTTAGGCCTTTTACTGAATGATTTTATAGATGAGCTTTTGGAAAGTCCGCTGGTAGTAGCATCGACTTTAATTCTCGGCGGATTCATTCTTTTAAAAGTAGACGATTGGTTTAGTGGATCTTCAGAAAACGAAATTTCTTATTTAACCGCCTTAAAAATTGGTTTTTTTCAATGCCTTGCCATGGTGCCCGGGGTTTCTCGAAGTGGTGCCACCATCGTTGGAGGAATGACGCAGAAACTCTCTAGAACCACCGCAGCTGAATTTTCTTTTTTTCTCGCCGTTCCTACTATGCTGGGCGCAACACTAAAGAAAAGTTACGATTACTACGAGGCTGGATTTGTTTTAGATTCACAACAGGTGAATCTGTTAATAATAGGAAATGTGGTTGGCTTTTTAGTGGCAATGCTCGCCATCAAAACTTTTATCGATTACCTGAGTGAACACGGGTTTAAGATCTTTGGATACTATCGCATTGTGTTCGGACTTTTCATCTTCGCGTATCATTTTTTTATAAATCCGTTAAGTGTTTAA
- a CDS encoding efflux RND transporter periplasmic adaptor subunit: MKKIILFSILTLLVISCEKKEQSVENVIESNDLQEIRAKKAELSSQQSELASKINKLDEAIRRLDKSRQLPLVTLDTLHSQTFRHYAEVQGDVATDENIIIHPEFSGILSQVNVDEGDQVKKGEVLARIDDGGLSSQLAQLEAQASLAKTTYERQKRLWEQNIGSEIQYLEAKTNYESVQNSVNQLKSQLAKTVVRAPFSGIIDQVFAEEGEVVSPGQQLFRLINLNDMYVTANVPENYLSRIKKGTEVKVNISGLDKEIEGKVTQVGNNINPNNRTFEVKISIPNTNGMIKPNQIATIKLNDYTAENAVVVPESTIQKNALGESLVYVLNATSDSTGTAKKTIVQTGYVYNDSIEITKGLEKNQILIVEGARNLRESQEVKFRKTENE; this comes from the coding sequence ATGAAAAAGATAATATTGTTTTCCATTTTAACACTGCTTGTCATTAGTTGCGAAAAAAAAGAACAATCTGTAGAAAACGTTATTGAATCTAACGATCTCCAGGAAATAAGAGCCAAAAAAGCCGAACTCAGTTCTCAACAAAGTGAGCTTGCCTCCAAAATCAATAAACTGGATGAAGCGATAAGAAGACTGGACAAAAGCCGGCAATTGCCTTTGGTAACTCTGGACACCCTTCACTCGCAGACCTTCAGGCATTATGCTGAAGTTCAGGGTGATGTGGCTACCGACGAGAATATCATTATTCATCCTGAATTTTCGGGAATCCTTAGCCAGGTAAATGTAGATGAAGGCGACCAGGTAAAAAAAGGAGAAGTGCTGGCGCGAATTGACGACGGAGGTCTTTCCAGCCAGTTAGCCCAACTCGAAGCTCAGGCCTCTTTGGCAAAAACTACTTATGAGCGTCAAAAACGTTTGTGGGAACAAAATATTGGTTCAGAGATTCAGTACCTCGAAGCAAAAACAAATTATGAATCTGTACAAAATTCGGTTAATCAGCTTAAATCGCAATTAGCAAAAACTGTGGTGAGGGCTCCTTTCAGCGGAATTATAGACCAGGTATTTGCTGAAGAAGGAGAAGTAGTAAGCCCGGGGCAACAACTTTTCAGACTTATAAACCTGAATGATATGTATGTGACAGCCAATGTACCTGAAAATTACCTCTCCAGAATTAAAAAAGGAACAGAAGTTAAAGTGAATATCAGCGGCCTGGATAAAGAAATTGAAGGCAAAGTCACCCAGGTGGGAAACAATATCAATCCTAATAACCGAACCTTTGAGGTAAAAATTTCTATTCCGAATACCAATGGAATGATCAAGCCTAACCAGATCGCGACCATAAAACTCAATGATTATACCGCAGAAAATGCTGTAGTAGTTCCTGAGAGTACGATCCAAAAAAACGCTCTTGGGGAAAGCCTTGTGTATGTCCTGAACGCAACTTCAGACAGTACGGGAACAGCAAAAAAGACCATCGTCCAAACTGGCTATGTTTATAACGACAGCATTGAAATAACCAAAGGACTTGAAAAGAACCAGATCCTTATCGTAGAAGGCGCGAGAAACCTACGCGAGAGCCAGGAAGTGAAATTCAGAAAAACAGAAAATGAATAA
- a CDS encoding 2-oxoglutarate dehydrogenase E1 component encodes MERFSFLNAAHTAYFAELYDQYLQNPDSVEPSWRAFFQGFDFGMENGLSEEVLKEANIEFAEGEIPDQVIKEFQVIRLIDGYRTRGHLFTKTNPVRERRKYTPTLDIENFGLEKEDLKTTFNAGEILGIGPSTLERIIEHLKKVYCDAIGIEYMYIRKPEEIAWIQSKLNINENHPEFDAERKKQILKKLNEAVSFEAFLHTKYVGQKRFSLEGGESLIPALDALIEKAAEFGVKDFVMGMAHRGRLNTLTNIFGKSAKDIFSEFDGKDYEQDIFDGDVKYHLGWTSCRTTDTGKEININIAPNPSHLETVGSVVEGITRAKQDRRYERDDSKVLPILVHGDAAIAGQGVVYEVIQMAQLEGYRTGGTIHIVVNNQIGFTTNYLDARSSTYCTDVGKVTLSPVLHVNADDAEAVVHAILFALDFRMKFKRDVFIDLLGYRKYGHNEGDEPRFTQPKLYKAISKHQNARDIYFEKLKNEGVVDDEYLKNLEETYKASLEEKLEDSRKEKTTRITPFMQDEWQGFNNVQEDEMMKEVDTTFDMKKLDKIAEAVSKLPSDKKFMRKIKKIIDLRKQMYFEDNKLDWSMAEHLAYGSLMTEGYNVRLSGQDSERGTFSHRHAVLKVEDSEEEIILHNNIEDRKGDFFIYNSPLSEYGVVGFDYGYAMASPTTLAIWEAQFGDFVNGAQIMIDQYISAAEDKWKLQNGLVMFLPHGYEGQGAEHSSGRMERFLQLCAKDNMYVADVTTPANHFHLLRRQMKVKFRKPLIIFTPKSLLRHPKAISTKEEFANGSFQPVIDDVNAKAEEVKSLVFCTGKFYYDLLKRKEEEDRKDVALVRVEQLFPLPTSKMKEIIEKYKNADDIVWAQEEPRNMGAYGHMLLHFPEARQFRVCSRKFYGSPAAGSSARFKKRHERVIASVFEKDLDEEENN; translated from the coding sequence ATGGAGAGATTTTCATTTCTAAATGCCGCGCATACTGCTTACTTCGCAGAACTTTACGATCAATATTTACAAAATCCCGATAGTGTAGAGCCCAGCTGGAGGGCTTTTTTTCAAGGTTTTGATTTTGGAATGGAGAATGGTTTATCTGAAGAAGTTCTCAAAGAAGCTAATATTGAATTTGCTGAAGGAGAAATTCCAGACCAGGTAATCAAGGAATTCCAGGTGATTCGACTGATTGACGGATATCGTACACGAGGACATCTATTTACAAAAACGAACCCGGTGCGGGAAAGGAGAAAATACACTCCGACCCTTGACATAGAAAATTTCGGTCTGGAGAAAGAAGACCTGAAAACTACTTTCAATGCCGGGGAAATCCTTGGAATTGGCCCATCTACTTTAGAGAGGATCATAGAGCATTTGAAAAAGGTCTATTGCGATGCGATTGGTATCGAGTATATGTATATTCGGAAACCAGAGGAGATCGCGTGGATCCAAAGCAAGCTCAATATCAATGAAAATCATCCCGAATTTGACGCTGAACGAAAAAAGCAAATTCTGAAAAAGCTGAATGAGGCTGTTTCTTTTGAAGCATTTTTGCACACAAAATATGTGGGGCAAAAGCGTTTTTCCCTTGAAGGGGGAGAAAGCCTTATTCCTGCCCTGGACGCTTTGATTGAAAAGGCTGCCGAATTTGGTGTGAAAGATTTCGTGATGGGTATGGCCCACCGCGGAAGGCTGAACACACTTACCAATATTTTTGGTAAAAGCGCCAAAGATATTTTCTCAGAATTCGACGGAAAAGATTACGAGCAGGATATTTTTGACGGGGACGTAAAATATCACCTGGGCTGGACTTCCTGCCGTACAACCGATACCGGAAAAGAAATAAATATCAATATCGCCCCAAACCCTTCGCATCTTGAAACCGTAGGTTCTGTAGTTGAAGGGATCACCCGGGCAAAACAGGATCGCCGCTATGAGCGTGACGATTCAAAGGTGCTGCCTATTCTTGTTCACGGGGATGCTGCGATAGCGGGACAGGGTGTGGTCTACGAGGTGATTCAAATGGCCCAGCTGGAAGGCTATAGAACTGGCGGAACTATTCATATAGTGGTAAATAACCAAATTGGATTTACCACCAATTACCTGGATGCGAGAAGTTCAACCTATTGTACCGATGTTGGAAAAGTAACACTTTCGCCGGTGCTTCACGTGAATGCCGATGACGCAGAGGCCGTGGTTCATGCGATTCTTTTCGCTTTAGATTTCCGCATGAAATTTAAAAGAGATGTCTTTATCGATCTTCTTGGCTATAGAAAATATGGTCACAATGAAGGTGATGAACCTCGATTTACACAGCCAAAACTATACAAGGCTATTTCAAAACATCAGAACGCGAGGGATATTTACTTCGAAAAACTGAAAAATGAAGGAGTAGTTGATGATGAATACCTGAAGAATCTCGAAGAAACCTATAAAGCATCGCTCGAAGAAAAACTTGAAGATTCCCGTAAGGAGAAAACCACCCGCATTACTCCATTTATGCAGGATGAATGGCAGGGCTTCAATAATGTTCAGGAAGATGAAATGATGAAGGAGGTAGATACTACTTTCGATATGAAGAAACTGGACAAAATTGCCGAAGCGGTTTCAAAATTGCCTTCAGATAAAAAATTCATGCGCAAGATCAAGAAGATCATAGACCTGCGTAAACAAATGTATTTTGAAGATAATAAGCTGGACTGGTCAATGGCTGAACATTTAGCTTACGGCTCCCTGATGACCGAAGGCTACAATGTGCGTCTTAGCGGTCAGGACAGTGAACGAGGCACGTTTTCTCACCGCCATGCCGTGTTAAAAGTTGAAGATAGTGAGGAGGAGATCATCCTTCATAATAATATTGAAGATAGAAAAGGAGATTTCTTTATTTATAATTCTCCGCTTTCAGAATATGGAGTTGTTGGATTTGATTATGGATACGCCATGGCAAGTCCTACAACACTTGCGATCTGGGAAGCACAGTTTGGCGATTTTGTGAATGGTGCTCAGATCATGATTGACCAGTATATTTCAGCTGCTGAAGATAAATGGAAATTACAGAACGGTTTGGTGATGTTTCTTCCACACGGCTATGAAGGGCAGGGCGCGGAACATTCTTCAGGAAGAATGGAGAGATTCCTTCAGCTTTGCGCTAAAGATAATATGTATGTGGCTGATGTTACCACGCCTGCTAACCATTTCCATTTGCTAAGACGGCAAATGAAGGTGAAATTCAGGAAACCTTTGATCATATTCACGCCAAAAAGTCTGCTGAGACATCCAAAAGCGATCTCTACCAAAGAGGAGTTTGCCAATGGCAGTTTTCAGCCTGTCATCGATGATGTGAACGCGAAGGCAGAAGAGGTGAAAAGCCTGGTTTTTTGTACTGGTAAATTTTATTACGATCTTTTAAAACGCAAAGAGGAAGAAGATCGCAAAGATGTGGCCCTGGTGCGTGTGGAACAATTATTCCCGTTGCCAACCTCCAAAATGAAAGAGATTATTGAAAAATATAAGAATGCAGATGATATCGTGTGGGCACAGGAAGAACCCAGGAATATGGGAGCTTACGGCCATATGTTACTGCATTTCCCGGAGGCGAGACAATTCCGGGTTTGTAGCCGTAAATTTTACGGATCTCCCGCGGCAGGTAGTTCAGCACGTTTCAAAAAACGTCATGAACGTGTAATTGCCAGTGTTTTTGAAAAAGATTTAGACGAAGAAGAAAATAATTAA
- a CDS encoding retropepsin-like aspartic protease yields MSLKKLLKEKGYHRIDLEFTKTSHLELVAKINDIEGNFILDTGASSTCVGLEAVEHFKLLAEDSDVKAAGAGATDMLTQIAQKNSIEIMGWKKKKIDLVLFDLKHVNQALTDHKAEKVHGIIGADILKKGKAIIDYKNKALYLK; encoded by the coding sequence ATGTCTTTAAAAAAGCTTCTAAAAGAGAAGGGCTACCACCGTATCGACCTTGAATTTACCAAAACAAGCCATCTTGAACTCGTTGCGAAAATCAATGATATTGAAGGGAATTTTATTCTGGATACCGGCGCTTCCAGTACCTGCGTGGGCCTTGAAGCTGTGGAACATTTCAAGCTACTGGCCGAAGACAGCGATGTAAAAGCAGCCGGCGCCGGCGCTACCGATATGCTTACTCAAATCGCGCAAAAGAACAGCATTGAGATCATGGGCTGGAAAAAAAAGAAGATAGACCTGGTTCTTTTCGATTTAAAGCATGTTAACCAGGCCCTTACCGATCACAAAGCCGAAAAGGTTCACGGCATCATTGGTGCCGATATCCTCAAAAAAGGGAAAGCCATCATCGACTATAAAAACAAGGCTTTATATCTCAAGTAG